AACGATGGGGTAAATATTAATATAGAATTCCTGAACTTCTTACATCTGGAGTGTTCACATTACCCGAACTGAGTGGTATTTCCATGATAACTCCTCCTAAAACTTGTTTTCATCACATCAACTTAGGGTTTGGCTAAATAAATTTTAATCTTGGACTGGAGTCTTATTAAATTGCAATTCCAGCTAAGTTAAAAATGGTTATATTTATTTTTTATCCTCAAAAAATTACCTTTATTTAATTCACCAACAAGTTTTAACCATGAAACGCTACATCCTTCTTCTGATACTTGCCGCCATCCTTCCGCTCTGCCTGCAGAGCGGAGAGCAGAATGCCGGAAGTGTGGAGAAGCTGAACTACACCATCAAGGGCTGTGGAGCTGAGAAGGTCGCTGAATACGGTGTTGAAGGCTACGAGTTTGTTGGTAGCAACCTCACAGTCCACATAATGAGAAACTGCTGCAGCGATGAGATTCTCGTGGAGAAATCCGAAAACGAATACAGAATCGTCGAGAAGGACAATGACGGGGAAATATGCAAGTGCAACTGCATGAGCACGGTGGAGATATACGACGTCAGAGAGAAGGACTTTAAGGTCACCTTCACAGACTTTAACGGCGAAACCAAGGAAATCAAATCCCTTGAGGAGGAGTTTTGTGGATGGTCAACCTACGCTGAGTGCAAGAGCGATGCTGATTGCAAAGCGGCGGGATGCTCAGGGCAGGTTTGTGCTGGAGTTGGAGAGCAGATCGTCACGACCTGCGAGTGGAGGGAGTGCTTCGATGCTGCGAAGTACGGAATGAGATGCGGCTGCATCAACAATCAGTGCCAGTGGGCACAAAGTTAATTTTTCCTTCACCAACTTAAGGGCATGAAAATCTACGTGATATACAACTACGGCCAGTACAACCACCTCATCCACAGAACTCTCAGGGACTTGGGAGTGGAAACGAAGCTTGTGGAGAACACCACACCCGTTGAGCAGCTTAAGGATGTGGACGGGCTTGTGATTGGTGGTGGGCCATCCCTCGACAGAACGGGGAACTGCGAGCTTTATCTCAAAGAGCTTGACGTTCCAATGATTGGAATCTGCCTCGGTCACCAGCTCATGGCCAAGGTTTTTGGCGGTGAGGTTGGAAAGGGCTCGATGGGAGGTTATTCGGAGGTTAAGGTCAGGATTGTTGAGGACGACGAGCTTTTTGAGGGGATTCCGAGAGAAATTACGGTGTGGGCAAGCCACATGGACGAGGTAAAAAAGCTGCCTGAGGGATTCAAGAGGCTTGCCGAATCGGACATCTGCAAGATTGAGGCGATGAGGCACGAGAAGAAGCCACTCTATGGCGTGCAGTGGCATCCTGAGGTTTACCATTCCCAGTTTGGTGTGGAGCTTTACAGAAACTTCATCGAGATTTGCAAAAAGTAGTCAGCTCAGCCTCTCCCTCAGCCTGCAGAAAGCACACACGTCTCCGCTCGAAACCTCTCCGCAGATTTTGCAGTACTTAGTTTCCTCAAACTCCTCCGCTGGCCTTACTAATCCCCTGACGAAGTTCTTAACGAAGCCCGGCTTTCTCCTCTCGATGTCGTAAACAATTTCCTTCCACTCCGGATTTGGAGCGTGGGGACACTCCATAAGAGTGTGGGGGATGTCATTAACCAGAACGTATAGCATGTTTTCTTTCTCGCTTACCTCGAAGAGAGGCTTTGCCCTTGTAACAATTTTCTCATCAAAGGGCTCGTTTCTCGGCATCAGCTTCTCCGCCCACACTCTCGTCCCGCCGGCAACGTTTTTGATGTAGAATGAAGCTATGTCCTCAGCCGTGTGGCCTGTGGCAACAACATCAAAACTATTCTCCCTCGCAAACCTGTTCATGATGTATCTCTTTGCAGTTCCGCAGGCTGAACAGGTTTTTCTCCTCATTTTCCTCGCAACATCATCAACGGTGAAGCCGTAGTCCCTCAGCCTCACCACGTTAAGGCTGAGGTCAAGACTGGATGAAAGCTCCCTCACAACCCTCTCCGACTCTTCAGAGTAGTTGCCAATTCCAAGGTCGATGTAGAGCAGCTCAGCATCGTAGTCGAGTTCCTTCAAAACTGCAGCCAGTGCAGAGCTGTCCTTTCCCCCCGAAATCGCTATCAGCACCCTCTCCTCTGGCCTGAGAATCCTGAACCTCTTTATGCTCCTTTTAACGAGATTTCTGTAAAATTCTGGGTAGCACTTTTCGCAGAGAGCTATGCCGTAGGCTTTAAGATTCGCTACAGCCTTTCTTCCGCACTTTTTGCACTTCATAAGAGACCCCTAATGTTCGGAATTGCTATTGACATCAGGATTGAGAAGAAGACGATGAAGGCGAAAAACTTGACGACCTTCATCGACATCTCTTCAGCCCTCTCACCATACCTCCTCGCCAGCAGCTTCGCAAAGACCTCGTGGAAAACTCTCCCGCCATCGAGAGGCACGGCTGGAAGGCAGTTGAAAAGGCCAACGTAGAAGTTAATCCACCCGACCCAGTAGAGTGTGTTCAGAACCCAGAAAACCCACTGAGGCGCGACGAAGAGGGGCTCAAGTGCTTCTGTGAAGCCCTGAAACCTGAAGGGCATTGCGATGAGGTAAAGCCACCCTCCGACGGACTTTATCAGCTCGGGAACGGATTTCAGCTCGTCGAGCATCGCCTTTGAGTGGAAGACGTTTATTCCATCAATGGAGTCAAAGGTGCTGACGTAAACGCCCAGAAATCCCTTCTCCCCTTTTCCAGCAAGCGTCACGTTGAAGGTTCTGAAGGTTCCGTTGTCGTAAACCTCAACGCTGACTCTCTGCCCCGGCTTCGTTTCCTGCATCTTCCTCTGAAAGTCCTCGTAGCCTGTAATTCGCGTCTCGTCTATTCTGACTATCAGCATCCCTGCTTTTATCCCCGCAAGCTCCGCGGGGAACTTCTCGCCATTTTCGGTGTAGAGGCCTATCACCTTCACGCCCATCACAGCCGGAACGCTCAGAATCCTGATTTCATCGCCATTCACAATCTTTATCTCCGCAATCTCCGCATTCTGCAATACCGCCTTCACGTCATCAACGCTGCTAACCTTCACTCCATTAACCTCAACAATCCTCCCCTCAACCACTCCGCTGTCGTTCACCGCAACAAGGGCGGGCTGAACTGTAGGGAGAAGGGAGAAGAAGAGTGCGAAGGCTATGAAGGCAACAGCAAAGTTGCTAACAACTCCAGCTGAGAAAATCCTGATTCTTGCAGAACTCTTTGTCCTTTCCTTATCCATAATTTCCTTCTCCTCCGGCTCGGCAAACCCGCCTATCGGGATGAGGGCGAGAATCACGCCAAGCGATTTTACCGTCACACCCTCGACTCTGCAGAGGATGGCATGGCTGAACTCGTGGACGATTAGAGTTACAACAAGCCCTATCGTGCCCCACACAATGGGAATGAAGGGATTAACGCCAGGCAAAAGCAGCGCAGCCCTCGGACTTGTCAGCTCAGACGGCTGGGGAGGACTTATGAGCATTATGTAATCCGCTATCAGAATGAGAGAGAACATGAAAACCATTCCAGCGAAGACCGCAGGCAGACCGAGGTCGGCAAAGAGCCTCCAGAATCTCTTCGGTCTTGAAAGCTTCTCAAGGAGTTCAAGCCCCTTTTTCGTTCTTATCATCAAAACTGGCCCGTAAGCGGTTATGTTGTATCTCTCAAGAGTTCCTCTTCTTCTCAGCCACTCAACCAAGCCCCAGTAGGCTCCGAAGGCGATTAGTGCGTAGGCAATGGATTCAAGCTCGGTGGACATTGTATTAAATAAGGGAGGTCACAATAAAAGCTTTGAGGTAAAAATTTATAGAATCCACACAACTAAAATCATGAGCTTTCCCAATGGGAGCGATGCTGAGGGAGTGCTGAAGAGGCTTGAAGACTACGCTAAGAACGATTTTGAGCCGCACAGCAGGAGAATGTGGGGACACATCTACTACGCCGGGCTTAAGGATGTTGTTGAGCTTGCGAGGAAGGCCTATTTAATGTACATGGATAAGACTATGCTCGACTTTACCTGCTTTCCGAGCCTTCTGAGGATGGAGAGGGAAGTTGTGCGAATGGCTTCATCATTGCTGAATGGGGACGAGGAGGTTGTGGGAAACTTCACCTACGGTGGGACTGAGAGCATAATGCTTGCCCTAAAGGCGGCAAGAGAGAAGTTCAGGAAGGAGGAAGGGGGAAATGTCGTCCCCGAAATCGTTCTGCCCGCAACGGCCCATCCTGCCTTCTGGAAGAGTGCCGAGTATCTTGGAATGAGGTGCTTGAGGGCGAAGCTCGATGATGAGCTGAGAGCTGATGTGGAGACTGTGAAGGAGCTTGTTGGTGATAAGACGGCCATGATTGTCGGCTCAGCCCCAAACTACCCCTTTGGCGTTGTTGATGACATTAAAGCCCTCTCTGACATTGCGGTTGACGGGAAACTCTGGCTGCACGTCGATGCATGCCTTGGAGGCTTTCATCTCCCCTTCTTCAGGGAGCTTGGAGAGAAAATCCCGGATTTCGATTTCAGCGTTGAGGGAGTGCACTCAATTTCAGCGGACTTCCACAAGTACGGATTGTCGCCGAGAGGGGCTTCTGTGATTCTCTACAGGAAT
The nucleotide sequence above comes from Archaeoglobus fulgidus DSM 4304. Encoded proteins:
- a CDS encoding site-2 protease family protein; this translates as MSTELESIAYALIAFGAYWGLVEWLRRRGTLERYNITAYGPVLMIRTKKGLELLEKLSRPKRFWRLFADLGLPAVFAGMVFMFSLILIADYIMLISPPQPSELTSPRAALLLPGVNPFIPIVWGTIGLVVTLIVHEFSHAILCRVEGVTVKSLGVILALIPIGGFAEPEEKEIMDKERTKSSARIRIFSAGVVSNFAVAFIAFALFFSLLPTVQPALVAVNDSGVVEGRIVEVNGVKVSSVDDVKAVLQNAEIAEIKIVNGDEIRILSVPAVMGVKVIGLYTENGEKFPAELAGIKAGMLIVRIDETRITGYEDFQRKMQETKPGQRVSVEVYDNGTFRTFNVTLAGKGEKGFLGVYVSTFDSIDGINVFHSKAMLDELKSVPELIKSVGGWLYLIAMPFRFQGFTEALEPLFVAPQWVFWVLNTLYWVGWINFYVGLFNCLPAVPLDGGRVFHEVFAKLLARRYGERAEEMSMKVVKFFAFIVFFSILMSIAIPNIRGLL
- a CDS encoding GMP synthase subunit A, which codes for MKIYVIYNYGQYNHLIHRTLRDLGVETKLVENTTPVEQLKDVDGLVIGGGPSLDRTGNCELYLKELDVPMIGICLGHQLMAKVFGGEVGKGSMGGYSEVKVRIVEDDELFEGIPREITVWASHMDEVKKLPEGFKRLAESDICKIEAMRHEKKPLYGVQWHPEVYHSQFGVELYRNFIEICKK
- a CDS encoding pyridoxal phosphate-dependent decarboxylase family protein produces the protein MSFPNGSDAEGVLKRLEDYAKNDFEPHSRRMWGHIYYAGLKDVVELARKAYLMYMDKTMLDFTCFPSLLRMEREVVRMASSLLNGDEEVVGNFTYGGTESIMLALKAAREKFRKEEGGNVVPEIVLPATAHPAFWKSAEYLGMRCLRAKLDDELRADVETVKELVGDKTAMIVGSAPNYPFGVVDDIKALSDIAVDGKLWLHVDACLGGFHLPFFRELGEKIPDFDFSVEGVHSISADFHKYGLSPRGASVILYRNAKLREGQIFVMASWPGYPLVNTAVLSTRSAGTLAAAWAVMSYLGFDGYLKLAKKTLYAKKRLIDGLTELGLELLGSPEGAVLAFTSERHNLFKVSTLMAEKGWYVQSQPGSKKLGFPRSLHFSVIPGHAEVVDEFLEDMREVLPECECSYPEMSSFDVSKLKFGEDGLPEDSELISELIHSMPPEIVESVFKQFINELIFR
- a CDS encoding ATP-binding protein; the protein is MKCKKCGRKAVANLKAYGIALCEKCYPEFYRNLVKRSIKRFRILRPEERVLIAISGGKDSSALAAVLKELDYDAELLYIDLGIGNYSEESERVVRELSSSLDLSLNVVRLRDYGFTVDDVARKMRRKTCSACGTAKRYIMNRFARENSFDVVATGHTAEDIASFYIKNVAGGTRVWAEKLMPRNEPFDEKIVTRAKPLFEVSEKENMLYVLVNDIPHTLMECPHAPNPEWKEIVYDIERRKPGFVKNFVRGLVRPAEEFEETKYCKICGEVSSGDVCAFCRLRERLS
- a CDS encoding eight-cysteine-cluster domain-containing protein yields the protein MKRYILLLILAAILPLCLQSGEQNAGSVEKLNYTIKGCGAEKVAEYGVEGYEFVGSNLTVHIMRNCCSDEILVEKSENEYRIVEKDNDGEICKCNCMSTVEIYDVREKDFKVTFTDFNGETKEIKSLEEEFCGWSTYAECKSDADCKAAGCSGQVCAGVGEQIVTTCEWRECFDAAKYGMRCGCINNQCQWAQS